The Hypanus sabinus isolate sHypSab1 chromosome 3, sHypSab1.hap1, whole genome shotgun sequence genome contains a region encoding:
- the LOC132390710 gene encoding uncharacterized protein LOC132390710: protein MTRDCQICAECKPHFYCPDTAQLVKATRPFERLSVDFKGPLPSTDRNVYFLSVIDEFSRFPFAIPCPDTTATSVIKALRQLFTLFGYPCYIHSDRGSSFMSEELRQYLLARGIATSRTTSYNPRGNGQVERENATVWKATLLALKSKGLPVSRWQEVLPEALHSIRSLLCTSTNATPHERLFSFPRKSVTGTTLPVWLTSPGPVLLRKHVRSNKYSPLVERVHLLHANPQYAYVVLPDGREDTVSIRDLAPAGAADHYPEGSPVTVNPAPEVTPYSPGPTQTPHDTCIPGVSYAFIPGASHMHEGSPAPSGQEHAQPPSPVLSPMLPAPMQSQPVLRRSQRQIRPPDRLDL, encoded by the coding sequence atgaccagggactgccaaatttgtgccgagtgcaaaccgcacttctactgtcctgacacggcacaacttgtcaaggccacccgcccttttgaacgcctgagtgttgactttaagggcccccttccctccactgaccgcaatgtctattttctcagtgttattgacgagttctcacggttcccctttgccatcccctgccccgacactactgccacgtccgtcataaaagccctgcgccagctcttcactctgttcgggtatccctgctatatccacagtgatagagggtcctcctttatgagtgaagagctgcgccagtacttgctagctaggggcattgctaccagtcggaccacgagttataatccccggggtaatggccaggtagagcgggagaatgccacagtgtggaaggccacacttttagccctcaagtccaaagggttgccggtctctcgatggcaggaggtcctccctgaggcactgcactctatccgctctctgttatgtacgtccaccaatgccacccctcacgaacgcctattctcttttcccaggaagtctgtcactgggaccaccctaccagtttggctgacgtccccggggccagtgctgctccggaaacatgtgaggagcaataaatactccccgctggtggagagggttcaccttctccatgcgaacccccagtatgcttacgtggtcttacctgatgggcgggaggacacggtctccatccgcgacctggcacccgcaggtgcagcagaccactaccctgaaggctctccggttactgtgaaccctgcaccagaggtgacaccgtactcaccaggccctacacagactcctcacgacacttgtataccgggcgtttcgtacgcatttataccaggcgcctcgcacatgcatgagggatcaccggcgcctagtgggcaagaacacgcgcaacccccgtcccctgtgctatcgccaatgttgccggcacctatgcagtcacagccggtgctacgtagatcgcagcgacagattcgaccgcctgatcggcttgacttgtaa